The genomic stretch ACCAAGTGCCTGCTGCTCTCCCTGCAGGAGTGGAAGCGTGGGCAGGAGCCCCAGACGCCGGTGGTGGCGGCGGTGCATCTCCAGGTGGGTGATTTCACCTGTGTGGAACCGGAGGCGCTGCGGTTCACCTTCGCCGCCGCGGTGAAGGGCACCTGGCTCGACGGCTCGACGCTCGAGATCGACACCGTTCCCCTCAGGGCCCGCTGCCTGGGCTGCTCCGATGTCTACGCCCCCGATCCCGAGCGGGCCTACCGCTCCCCCTGCTGCGATCGGCCCATGGAGGAGATCGTCAGCGGCCGCGAGCTGCGCATCCGCTCCGTCGATTACAGCCTGCCTCAGCAGATCTCAGATCCCGCTGCCGTTCCCTCGCGCTGATCCCCCATGCACATGCCCCTCAGCGACACTCTCGGCCTGAACCTGATGGCCGCCAATCAGCACCAGGCGGAGCACAACCGCGAGCACTTCGAGGCCTGGAACCTGCTCTGCCTCAACGTGATGAGCAGCCCCGGCGCCGGCAAGACCTCCCTGCTGGAGCGCACGATCACGGCTCTCGCGCCGCAGCTGGAGATGGCGGTGCTGGAGGGCGACATGACCACCCAGCTCGATGCCCAGCGCCTGGAAGCGGTGGGGGTACCGGTGGTGCCGATCACCACGGGTCGCGCCTGCCACCTCGATGCGGCGATGGTGAGCGGTGGCCTGCGCCAGCTCCGGGCTCAGCTCGACCCGGCCGCTCTCGATCTGCTCTGGGTGGAGAACGTGGGCAACCTGGTCTGTCCTGCTGAATTCGAGGTGGGCGAGCACCTCAAGGTGGCCCTCCTCAGCGTCACCGAAGGCGACGACAAGCCACTCAAGTACCCGGTGATGTTCCGAGAGGCCGATTGCGTGCTGATCACCAAGGTGGATCTGCTCCCCTACCTGTCGGTCGAGGTGAGCCGCATCGAAGCGCACATCCGCGCGGTCAACCCTGAGGCTGTGGTCTTTCAGGTCTCGGCCAGCAGCGGCGCCGGGCTCGAGGACTGGATCCAGTGGGTGCTGACCACCACCAGGGAGCACACCCGCGCGGCCGTGCTGGCGGAGGTGGGATGAGCAGTCTGCATTCCCTGGTGTCGTCCTCCGATCCGCTCACGGAACCCCAGCTCAGCTGGCAGCAGCGCAAGCTCGATCTCCTCAGTCAGGGGGTGAGCTATGCCCTGGCGAGCTTCGTGGATCTGCACGGCACCAGCAAGGCCAAAGCGGTGCCTCTGGATCATTTCGAGGCGATGCTCGCTGGCTCGGAACTGTTCACCGGTGCCGCCCTCGATGGCGTCCCCCAGGACGTGAGCGACGACGAAGTGGCGGCGATCCCCGACCTGGCCACCGCCACGGTGTTGCCCTGGCGCCGCGATGTGGTCTGGCTGGCCAGCAGCCTGCATCTGCACGGGCAGCCCTTCGAGGCCTGCAGCCGCAACATTCTGATTCGTGCCCTCGCTGAAGCCCGGCGGATGGGGTTCCGCTTCAACCTCGGCATCGAGACCGAATTCTTCGTGCTGCGCCGTGGTGCCGATGGAGCCCTCCGGCCCGCCAGCTCCCGCGACACCCTCGAGAAACCCTGTTACGACCTCACCGGCCTGCTCGACAATCTGCCCTGGCTCGATGAGCTGGTGCAGGCGATGAATGATCTCGGCTGGGGGGTGTATTCCTTCGATCACGAAGATGGCAATGGGCAGTTCGAGACCGACTTCGCCTATGCCGAGGCGCTCACCATGGCAGACCGCCTCACCTTCTTCCGGCTGATGCTCAAGGAGATCACCCACCGCCACGGGTTGATCGCCAGCTTCATGCCCAAACCCTTCAGTGATCGCACCGGCAGCGGCGCCCACTTCAACATGTCGCTGGCGGATCCGGCCACGGGACGAAATCTCTTCGCGGGCGACGCCCCTGGCAGCATCACCCCATTGGCGGAGCAGTTCATCGCCGGGGTCCTGCGCCATGCTCCGGCGATCTGCGCCGTGATCGCCCCCACGGTGAACAGCTACAAGCGTCTGGTGGCCCAGGGATCCATGAGTGGCTTCACCTGGGCGCCGGTGTTCATCTGCTACGGCAACAACAACCGCACCAACATGCTGCGGATTCCATCCGCTGGCGGCCGGGTGGAATGCCGCGCGGCCGACAGTGCCTGTAATCCCTATCTCGGAGCAGCGATGATCCTCGCGGCCGGGCTGGAAGGCATCCGCGACGAGCTGGATCCTGGTTCACCCAATCTCGTCAACGCCTACCGGCTCAGCCCCGAGCAGCGGGTCGGGAGGGGGTTGAAGGTTCTGCCACGAACCCTGGGTGAAGCCATCGAGGCCTTTGCCGCCGATCCACTTTCCCGCGCGGTGTTCGGTGATGCCATGGCTGACGCCTTCATCGACTACAAACGAGCCGAATGGGCCGAGTATCACGGCTGCGTGTCGGACTGGGAGCTGACGCGTTATCTCGAATTTCTCTGAGCCATCTCCACCACGCTTTTGTTTCTCCCAGTCCTTTATTCCTTTACAGCCTGTCTTCGCCACTCAACCAATGATCTCTAATCCGCACTCCGATCCCGGCTCCACCGCCAAACCTGCCGCCGCGCCCTCGCGTTCTCAGCAGCACCGGCCGCCCCATCCGCGCCGGCGCTTTCAACGTCTGCTCGGTTTTGGCCTGACGGCGCTGCTCGGCGGCGGACTGCTGGCCAGCTGCCAGAGCCCTCCGAAGCCGGGTGCCTCCCCCGTGCGCATCGGCTACAGCGCCTGGCCCGGCTGGATTCCCTGGAAGGTCACCGAGGAGAAGGGCCTGTTCACCGCGGCGGGGGTGCCGGTGACCCTGCAGTGGTTCGATGGCTACCTCGACTCAATCAATGCGCTCAACGCCGGCCAGCTCGATTGCAACAGCCAGACCCTCAACGACACGATCAGTTCGATCGCCGGAGGCGCCGACCTGCGGGTGGTGCTCACCAATGACAACTCCACCGGGAACGACCAGATCATCGCCGCCCAGGGCATCAAGGACGTGACTCAGCTCAAGGGCCGCAAGGTGGCTGCGGAGGAGGGCACGGTCGATCACTACCTGTTGCTGCTGGGCCTCAAGAAAGCGGGCCTCTCATCCAAGGACATCGACTTCGTGCCGCTGGAAACGGGGGCGGCCGCAGCAGCTTTCGTGGCCGAGAAGGTGGATGCCGTGGGTGTGTTCGCTCCCTTCACCACCCAGGCGCTCAAGCGTGCCGGCAGCACAACCCTGGTGTCCTCCAAGGAGTTCCCCGGTGCCATCAGCGATCACCTGGTCTGCCGCACGGAGTTCGTCGAGAAGAACTCCGAGCAGCTGCAGAAGGTGGTGAATGCCTGGTTCGCCACCCTCAAGGAGATCAAGGCCAATCCTGGCCCCAGCCTCACGATCCTGGCAGCCCGGGCTGGGGTGAGCGAGGCCGAATACAAGGAGTACGACGCCGGCACCACGATCTTCACGCTCGAGCAGAACCGTGAGGCGCTCAAGCCGGGCAGCACCATGGCTTCGCTCCCCTTTGCCGCGGCCGAGATCAGCACCTTCCTGCAGGAGGTGGGACTGGCCAAGACACCGCCTGATCTCACCAAGCTCTTCGATGCGCGCTTCGTTGACGCGGCGCCATGAGGAGTCCCTGGTTGCTCGGTCCCCTCGGGATCGGCGCGGTGCTGCTGGTCTGGTCGCTGATCAGTCTCAGCGGCGCGGTTGATCCCCTCTTTCTGCCGAGCCCGCCGGCGGTCTGGCAGGCCGCGAGTGATCAGTTCCAGGGCGGAATCCTGGTGGGTGATGCCATCGCCAGCATCCGGCGGGTGTTCCTGGGCTTCGCCCTCTCCGCGGCCCTGGCCCTGCCCCTGGGGATCGCCATGGGCAGCAATCCGCTGATCTGCCGCCTGCTGGAGCCGCTGCTGGGTCTGATCCGCTACATGCCGGCGCCAGCGTTCATCCCCCTGCTGATCATCTACTTCGGTCTGGGGGAGTTGCCCAAGGTGCTGCTGATCTTCGTCGGCACCTTCTTCTTCAACACCCTGATGATCATGGATGCGGTGAAGTTCGTGCCGCCCGAGCTGATCGAGACGGCCCTCACCCTTGGAGGCCGTGGCCTGCCGATCCTCACCCGCGTGGTGGCCCCCTTCATCGCCCCCCAGGTGATTGATGCCTACCGCATCAACATGGCCTCGGCCTGGAACCTGGTGATCGTGGCCGAGCTGGTGGCCGCCAACGAAGGCCTGGGCAAGCGCATCAGCCTGGCCCAGCGCTTCCTGCGCACCGATGAGATCTTCGTGGGCCTGATCGTGATCGGCCTGATCGGGCTGTTCATCGATCTGGGTTTCCGCTTTCTGCTGCGCCGCAGCTGCGCGTGGGCCAACTGACATGCATCTGTCCGTCAACGGCGTCAGCAAAACCTTCGGCGAGGGCCGCCGCGCCAAGTTGGTGCTCGACGACATCAGCTTTTCGATCGATTCCGGTGAATTCGTCGCCCTGGTGGGCAGCTCCGGTTCGGGCAAATCCACGGTGATGCGCCTGATCGCCGGCCTGGAGAGCCCCAGTGCCGGTGTGATCGCCCTGGACGGCCGTTCGGTGCGCGGGCCCGGCCCCGACCGGGGCATGGTGTTCCAGAAGTACAGCCTCTACCCCTGGATGACCGCGGCCCAGAACGTGGCCTTCGGCATGACGCTGCAGGGATTGCCCAAGGCCCTGGTCCGGGAGCGCACGGGCTACTTCCTGGAGGTGGTCGGTCTGCAGGATGCCGCCCGGCGTCTGCCGCGGGAGCTCTCCGGCGGCATGCAGCAGCGGGTGGCGATAGCTCGCGCCCTGGCGGCCGATCCCAAGGTGGTGCTGCTGGATGAACCCTTCGGCGCCCTGGATCTGCAGATCCGCGAATCGATGCAGGAGTTTCTCTATCAGCTCTGGGAGCGCTCCGGGCTCACGGCTCTGCTGATCACCCACGACCTCGAGGAGGCGTTGCTGCTGGCCAAGCGGGTGCACATCATGGCGCCGCGTCCGGGTCGCATCGTCAGGACGGTGGAGGCGGATCTGGATCGTTCCAACCTGGCCCACCTGAGGGTGTCCGCTCCGTTTCTGGAGCTGCGGGAGGAACTGGTCAACACCCTGCGCACCCTTGATGGCGCCACCCTCTGAACCGGCCGCCGTGGACGCGTCAGGCGATCAGTTCGGCCAGCGCCCCTTTCTGGAGGCGGAGCTCTATCGCTCCGCCCCGGTGGCCGAACGAGAGCGGCAGGTTTACGCCCCCCGTTTCTGGCATCCGGTGGCACCACTCTCCAGCCTGCCGGAAGGAACAGCCCTGGCTCTCGAGTTGCTGGATCGCCCCCTGCTGCTCACCCATTCCCCCGGCGGTCCGCCGCGGGCGTTCCTCAACCGCTGCCCTCATCGCGGGGTGGCCCTGCTGCCCCCGGCACAGGCGGCCCAGCCCTGCCGACGTCTCATCTGTCCGTACCACGGCTGGACCTACGACCTCGGCGGCAGCCTGCGGGCCGCGGCCCGGGAAGCGGAGTTCGTGGATCCCTTCGCACGCGAGGACTGGCCCCTGATCCAACTGGCCTGCGCGGTGCGCGGCTCGATGCTCTGGGTGGCGATCGGCCAGGATCCGCTGCCCCTCGAGCACCAGCTGGATCTGGTGGAGCAGGAGCTGGGCCCGGCCCTGGAGCGGCCAAGGGTGCTGCTGGCCAGCCTGGAGTCGGAACTGGCCTGCAACTGGAAGGTTGCCCACGACAACACCCTCGACGACTACCACGTGGCCATCGCGCACCCCAACACCCTGCACCGCCAGCAGGGGCCGGTGCGCCACTACCGGCATCGCTTCGCCGATCACGCCAACCTGCTGGCCACCCCGGTTGCCCTTCAGGGCAGCGCTGCTGATGCGGAGGCGCCGGAGTTCCTGACCTTCGGGGCTCCGCCCTGGATTCATCTGCTGGCCTGGCCCGATGGGCGCCTGGCCCTGATCAGTTTTCCTCCCCGTGATCCCGGCCACTGCCTCCTCCACGTGTGGCTGCTGGGTGATCCCGCCCAGAAGGCCCGGGGCGAAGCCTGGATCGAGGAACTGCGTGCGTTTCTGGAGGAGGACCGGGCCCTGGTGGAGTCGGCCCAGCGGGGCTACGCCAGCGGTCTGACGCCCGGCCCCGCCCATCGGCTGGAGCGGCGGATCCTGCACCAGCAGGCGCTCTATGCGCGGATCATGGGCCTGGAGCCGCCGACTCCGACTCCGTCTTCGTCTCCAGCTCGCGTCTGAGCCAGGCGGCCATGGCCGTGTTGATCTGCAGCAGATCGGCCACCGGCTGGTTCGTGAAGGGAAGGGTGGGCAGGTAGCCGTCGGGGCCGAACTCCGGAGTGAGTGTGAAGCGCTCCATGCCGCGTGCTCGGGCCCGATCGAGAAACAGCTGCCAGCAGGCCCGATGCGCCACGAGGGCCTCGGTGTGTTCGGGTGCGAACGGGTGACTCACCTGGGGCCCCTGGGCATGCCCCACCCGGGCGTGGATGTGGTCCACCCGCTCAGCGATGGTCTGGATCGGCTCCAGGTCCGGTGTCATCAGCCGCTCGCAGGCCACGCACCAGTGGCTGAGGTCGGCGGTGAGCCGCAGATCCGGGTAGCGACTGATCCAGTCCTGAATGCGCCAGGGGTCCGCCAGGCTGCGTGAACGGTGGGTTTCGAACGTCACCGGTGCCGGGGCGGCGGCGGCCAGAACGAGCGCCCGGTCCCAGAACCAGTGCTGATCTGCACGGCTCCAGCTGTCGCTGCCGGTGATCACCGTGATCCGTAGTGGCTCGAGTCGGCGGCAGCGCTCCAGCTGACTGGCCAGGTGCTGCAGATGCTCGGCGGCTGT from Synechococcus sp. CBW1107 encodes the following:
- a CDS encoding hydrogenase maturation nickel metallochaperone HypA, which codes for MHEVDMTKCLLLSLQEWKRGQEPQTPVVAAVHLQVGDFTCVEPEALRFTFAAAVKGTWLDGSTLEIDTVPLRARCLGCSDVYAPDPERAYRSPCCDRPMEEIVSGRELRIRSVDYSLPQQISDPAAVPSR
- the hypB gene encoding hydrogenase nickel incorporation protein HypB; this translates as MHMPLSDTLGLNLMAANQHQAEHNREHFEAWNLLCLNVMSSPGAGKTSLLERTITALAPQLEMAVLEGDMTTQLDAQRLEAVGVPVVPITTGRACHLDAAMVSGGLRQLRAQLDPAALDLLWVENVGNLVCPAEFEVGEHLKVALLSVTEGDDKPLKYPVMFREADCVLITKVDLLPYLSVEVSRIEAHIRAVNPEAVVFQVSASSGAGLEDWIQWVLTTTREHTRAAVLAEVG
- the glnT gene encoding type III glutamate--ammonia ligase — translated: MSSLHSLVSSSDPLTEPQLSWQQRKLDLLSQGVSYALASFVDLHGTSKAKAVPLDHFEAMLAGSELFTGAALDGVPQDVSDDEVAAIPDLATATVLPWRRDVVWLASSLHLHGQPFEACSRNILIRALAEARRMGFRFNLGIETEFFVLRRGADGALRPASSRDTLEKPCYDLTGLLDNLPWLDELVQAMNDLGWGVYSFDHEDGNGQFETDFAYAEALTMADRLTFFRLMLKEITHRHGLIASFMPKPFSDRTGSGAHFNMSLADPATGRNLFAGDAPGSITPLAEQFIAGVLRHAPAICAVIAPTVNSYKRLVAQGSMSGFTWAPVFICYGNNNRTNMLRIPSAGGRVECRAADSACNPYLGAAMILAAGLEGIRDELDPGSPNLVNAYRLSPEQRVGRGLKVLPRTLGEAIEAFAADPLSRAVFGDAMADAFIDYKRAEWAEYHGCVSDWELTRYLEFL
- a CDS encoding ABC transporter substrate-binding protein, yielding MISNPHSDPGSTAKPAAAPSRSQQHRPPHPRRRFQRLLGFGLTALLGGGLLASCQSPPKPGASPVRIGYSAWPGWIPWKVTEEKGLFTAAGVPVTLQWFDGYLDSINALNAGQLDCNSQTLNDTISSIAGGADLRVVLTNDNSTGNDQIIAAQGIKDVTQLKGRKVAAEEGTVDHYLLLLGLKKAGLSSKDIDFVPLETGAAAAAFVAEKVDAVGVFAPFTTQALKRAGSTTLVSSKEFPGAISDHLVCRTEFVEKNSEQLQKVVNAWFATLKEIKANPGPSLTILAARAGVSEAEYKEYDAGTTIFTLEQNREALKPGSTMASLPFAAAEISTFLQEVGLAKTPPDLTKLFDARFVDAAP
- a CDS encoding ABC transporter permease — protein: MRSPWLLGPLGIGAVLLVWSLISLSGAVDPLFLPSPPAVWQAASDQFQGGILVGDAIASIRRVFLGFALSAALALPLGIAMGSNPLICRLLEPLLGLIRYMPAPAFIPLLIIYFGLGELPKVLLIFVGTFFFNTLMIMDAVKFVPPELIETALTLGGRGLPILTRVVAPFIAPQVIDAYRINMASAWNLVIVAELVAANEGLGKRISLAQRFLRTDEIFVGLIVIGLIGLFIDLGFRFLLRRSCAWAN
- a CDS encoding ABC transporter ATP-binding protein; the encoded protein is MHLSVNGVSKTFGEGRRAKLVLDDISFSIDSGEFVALVGSSGSGKSTVMRLIAGLESPSAGVIALDGRSVRGPGPDRGMVFQKYSLYPWMTAAQNVAFGMTLQGLPKALVRERTGYFLEVVGLQDAARRLPRELSGGMQQRVAIARALAADPKVVLLDEPFGALDLQIRESMQEFLYQLWERSGLTALLITHDLEEALLLAKRVHIMAPRPGRIVRTVEADLDRSNLAHLRVSAPFLELREELVNTLRTLDGATL
- a CDS encoding aromatic ring-hydroxylating dioxygenase subunit alpha, with protein sequence MAPPSEPAAVDASGDQFGQRPFLEAELYRSAPVAERERQVYAPRFWHPVAPLSSLPEGTALALELLDRPLLLTHSPGGPPRAFLNRCPHRGVALLPPAQAAQPCRRLICPYHGWTYDLGGSLRAAAREAEFVDPFAREDWPLIQLACAVRGSMLWVAIGQDPLPLEHQLDLVEQELGPALERPRVLLASLESELACNWKVAHDNTLDDYHVAIAHPNTLHRQQGPVRHYRHRFADHANLLATPVALQGSAADAEAPEFLTFGAPPWIHLLAWPDGRLALISFPPRDPGHCLLHVWLLGDPAQKARGEAWIEELRAFLEEDRALVESAQRGYASGLTPGPAHRLERRILHQQALYARIMGLEPPTPTPSSSPARV
- a CDS encoding sugar phosphate isomerase/epimerase; this encodes MQALILHSLWGFQGGLQEAIQRARHHGFDGLEANLDHPALAGADPGAVVAELGAAGLALIVELVTGNGYVPDLAMTAAEHLQHLASQLERCRRLEPLRITVITGSDSWSRADQHWFWDRALVLAAAAPAPVTFETHRSRSLADPWRIQDWISRYPDLRLTADLSHWCVACERLMTPDLEPIQTIAERVDHIHARVGHAQGPQVSHPFAPEHTEALVAHRACWQLFLDRARARGMERFTLTPEFGPDGYLPTLPFTNQPVADLLQINTAMAAWLRRELETKTESESAAPGP